The DNA segment GGTTTCCTCAGCTTAGAGGATGAAATTGCTGCCGCCCGGGCACATGGTATTGGCATCGTCATCAACTGGGGACGGTCTGCAATCGAAGGGCGCAACGCAACAACTCCGTGCGAACATGTGGAGATCGCCGCTCATGCTCAAGCGTTGGCAGGCGTGATGTTCTCTGGTGCGCATGCCGAACCGAATGCGTTCGGCCCGGCATGGAATGATGATCATGTTCCACTCGATACTAACGAGCCAACGTCGTTAATGACCTCAGCCCACGTTGCTGACGTTGCACGCACAGCGGGAAAACAGCAGATTTCGCTGATGGGCGCAAAGGTAAGCATTGGAACCAACGCCTCGTTGTCCACTAGGCTAGACATACTTCGTCATATTGCTATGGCGGCAGGTTCTACTACCGGATTGCAGATAGGGTAAATCTATGAGTCAGCCAACGAACGCAACAAAGCGTAAGCGCAATACTATTGCGGCACTCATTGCACTGTTAACAGTGGCAGTGTTGATCATTACGCTCGTGATTTCGGGAGCTTTTATTAGCCAGCCAGCCAGCAAACCGGCGCCGGCACAAAATACAACCGCTAGTGGCGATGCGCAGAACACTCCCAAGAATGCTGACGGTAGTGAATCTGCTCCAGCAACCAACGAGCTTGATCCACAACTCAAGCAAGCCGTAGAAGCTGAGCATCGCAATGATCCTCACGATCCGCGAGCCCTAGGCTCGATTGATGCGCCGGTGATTATCGAAATGTATTCTGACTATCGATGTGGACACTGCCGCGACTGGTCGTTAACTACGTTGCCGCAACTTCAGGGTTTGATCGACGATGGAACCGTGCGTATTGAATATAATTCTCTCCCGATTTTGGGTGACGCCTCGATTCTTGCCGCTCAGGCTTCCCACGCTGCTGCTCTGCAAAATAAGTTTTGGGACTACCACACCGAACTTTTCGCTAACCCACCAGAAACTACTCCAGAAGCATTAACTGCGCTGGCTGGAAAGCTTGGCATGGATACGGAAAAGTTTGCCGCTGATCTTGTTTCTCCAGAAACTGTGGCAGCTATCAACGATGAACGTAACCGCGGGTTATCGTTGGGAATTTCTGGCACCCCTGCTTTCCTCATCGGATACAGTTTCGTCTCTGGCGCGTTGCCAGCCGATAAGTTCCTCGCCACTATTGAATCTGAACGCCAGCGTTCCTGATCTCTTCTTCCCACAGTGCACTAGAGCCACATCAACACAAGGAATACGTATGTCTCTCAAGCGATTCATTTCTCGCACATTCCAAAAGTTTTCCCGCTGGGAACTACAACTTGATCCTCTTCCGCCGAAGGCTGTGGTGATTGGCGCTCCGCATACTTCCAATTGGGATGCGATCTATATGCTGGTGGCATTTTGGCATGCTGATCGTAACTTGCGCTTCTTAGTTAAAGATTCGGTGATCCACAGTCCGCTTGGGCCGCTTGCGCGAGCAGTTGGCGCGGTTGGTGTGGATCGTAATTCGGCGCATGGGGTGGTGAGCGATATTGCTCGCCAGTTCCGCGAGTCGGACGATTTCACGCTGTGTCTGGCACCGAAGGGTACGCGCGGTAAGCGTGATACGTGGCGTTCGGGTTTCTACCATATTGCGTATGAGGCCGGAGTGCCGGTGGTTTTCGGCTTCATTGATTCACGTACTCGAACATACGGTTGGCGTGATTCATTTATGCTTACTGGCGATCGTAAAGCAGATATGGATCGAATCCGAGAATTTTACGCAAATATTGCCGGAATCAATCCGGAACTGACATCGCAGCCGCGCCTGCGCGACGAATCCCCCGTGGAGGACTGACACATGACTCGACTTTCTACTGGTTACACGATGCCCTCGCTTGGCTTTGGAACCTATCAGGTGCCGGAAGCTGATACCGCTAGTTTGGTACAGCAGGCGTTTGCCGTAGGTTACCGGCATATTGATACGGCACAAATGTATGGCAATGAAACAGGCGTAGGTCGCGCACTAGTTGAATCCGGTATTCCGCGGGAGAGTATTTTTATTACGACCAAGCTCGATAACCCGAACCATGAGGCGGATAAGGCACGCGAATCTTTCGCTCAATCGTTGCGTAACTTGCGTACTGACTATGTTGATCTGTTTTTGATTCATTGGCCGTTGCCGATGTATTACGACGGCGATTTCGTTTCGACGTTTGAAGTTTTGGAGTCTTTCATGAGTGAGGGGCGTGCCCGCTCAGTTGGTGTTTCCAATTTCGAGATCGAACACATCGAGAAGCTGCTGGCTGCTGGGTGTTCGATGCCGGCGGTGAACCAGATCGAGATTCATCCGTATTTCCAAAACCGTGAAGTTGTTGCTTTCTGTCGTGAAATGGGGATCACTGTGGAGTCGTGGTCGCCGTTGGGACGCGGTGACGATCTCAAAGATCCGGTGATCGTGGATATTGCTCGCAAGCATAACGTGACTGCTGCTCAAGTGGTGTTGGCGTGGCATTTGGCAGAAAATTTTGTGGCTATTCCAAAATCGTCGAGTTTGGATCGGCAACGCGAAAACTTCGATTCACTGCGCGTGACGCTGGATGGAGAAGATCTCGCGGCGATTCGTGGACTTGATCGTGGCGAGGCTGGCCGCCGCAGTCCGCACCCGAACGACTTTTCGAAGATGTAACCCATGATTAGTGCCCGTGAAGCGTATGAACCTGCGTTAGCTTTTCTGCAACAACATTTGCTTTCTCCAGATCGTATGGTTGACGGCGAACCGGTGCGTGACGGGGCTCGACGTTACCGTTTTGAGCATAGCCAGCGGGTGGCACGTATTGGCAGGCTAGTTGCTGACGGCGAAGGCTTTGATGCTGATTTGTTGGCGTTAGGGTGCTTGCTCCATGATGTGGGTAAATTCGACGCAGAACGGGCTGTTGACCATGGGCGTGCTGGCGCGTTGATAGCCGATAAGTTTTTAACCGAGCTGGGTTTGCCTAGTGCTCAACGGTTAGAGATTGTTCAAGGTATCGCTATGCATACTGACGATCTGTGGAATCCGCGTACCGACGACGAAGGCACATCTTACGATGTTCATGGTAATCCGTATTTGGTGTTCGATAGCGAGCCGAGTTTGTTGGCGCGTTCGATCGGGGATTGCGATAATATCGACCGCTTCGGTGCTTACCGGGTGGCAGATACGTTGAAATATATTCGCTTCATGGAACTTCCTACAGCCGAGCAGCGCACCTGGTTAGCTGGCTATCGTGGCAAGCTCGATTGGTTGTGGAACCAGCCGTGCGCAACAGCCACCGCTACCCGGTTGTGGCGGGAAGCGGTCGATGTGCAACGTTCATTCTTTGCCCGATTGGCGGAAGAAATCGGTTAATCGGCGAGCTGTTTAGTAATCGTCGGCGGAAGCGTAGTTCGCGAAGCGAGTCAACGAGCCTTGGAATTCGAGCTCGATATCGTCTGATGTTGGGCCTGATCGGTTCTTCCCGACGATAATCTGGGCTGGCGGCAAGGCGCCCATCTCGTCACGTTCTTTTGGACGATTAATGAGGATAACGACGTCGGCGTCCTGCTCCAACGAACCTGATTCACGCAGATCCGATACTTGTGGCTTCTTCGAGTCGCGACGTTCAGTTTCACGGTTCAACTGGGCGATAGCGATAATTGGAATCTCGAGTTCTTTCGCCAATAGTTTGATGGAACGTGAGAATTCTGAGACTTCTTGCTGGCGCGATTCCGGGCTACGTCCGCCAGAGGTGAGCAGCTGGAGATAGTCGATAACGATCATTTCGATTCCGTGCTGTTGGCGCATCCGCCGTGCCTTGGATCGAATTTCCATCATGGTCAGGTTTGGTGAATCGTCGACGAAAAGTGGCGCTTCAGCGATGCGTTCTAGGGTGCGCGAGATGCGTTCCCAGTCGCGCTGTTCGAGTTCGCCGCCGATGAGTTTCGATAGCCATACTTCGGATTCGGCAGCCAACATACGCATCGCTAATTCGTTGCGGTTCATTTCGAGGGAGAAGAATGCGACTGGCTTATTGTCTTTGATCGCGATATGGCGGCAGAAGTCCATAGCGAGCGTCGTTTTACCCATACCTGGGCGGGCAGCGACGATAATCATTTGGTTGGGTCGCAGGCCAAGAAGAACTTTATCAAGATCGTGGAAGCCGGTAGCTAGGCCAGCTAGTTGACCGTCTCGTGCAGAGTTCATTTCGAGTTCTTCGACGAGGCCGGGGATGATGGTGCGAAGTTGTGCGTAATCGTTTGACGATTTCGATTCGCTCATCGCATAGACTTCGGATTGGGCGAGGTTGAGTAGTTCGGTGACGTCGCCGCCGTCGGTGGTGTATCCTAACTGTGCGATTCTGGTTCCGGTTTCAACGAGCCGGCGTAGCATTGCCTGATCGCGAACAATTTGGGCGTAATAGGATGCGTTTGCTGCGGTGGGTACTGCGGATACGAGATCGTGGAGAACTGCGCGGCCACCGACTTGTTCGAGAAGCCCTTGACGTTGAAGCTCTGCGGCGACTGTGATGGCATCCGCTGGTTGGCCGGTGCCGAATAAGTTGAGAATAGTGGTGTATATAGTGGCGTGTGCTGGGCGATAGAAATCTTTTGCGTCAAGCATTTCGAGGACGTCAGCTAGGGCGTCTTTACTGAGCATCATTCCGCCGAGAACTGAGCGCTCTGCTTCAATATCGTGTGGTGGCGTACGTTCATACTGCGAGTTCGACATATCACTCACGATAATTCCTCTATCACTAACTGTTTGGCTTCTTCTAGGTGCAGCTACGAGCACGTATTCGACGTCTGCGGATGTCCCCTGCTTGTCACATCAGTTTCGAGTCGTGCTTTACCTCTGGTAATTATTGCCTATTTTCCACAAAATTGCTGTCGTTATCCGCATACCTACCTAAAGATATCCACAGGCCTGCGAGTACTTGAAGTTTTTATGTGGACAAGTTCCGTGGATTTGTGTATAAACCTGTGGTTAACTACATTAGTTATCCACAGAATTTCACAATTTTATCCACGTGTGTGGAATAGTTTCGCAGATTCGGCGAAACTTCGCCAGAAATTTCTCCACGAATGTGGATAACCTGTGGTTATTTCGAACATTTCTTGCAAGATATATTCACAAATAGACATCAACCACTTTAAGTTTTCGTGTGTCGTCGACGTCGTCGGTGTTTCGGTAGGCTGGAACTAACAACCCTGACCACACTAACCCAACAGATTTGAGGACTCCCCTTGTCTCGCAACGAACTTGCCGAT comes from the Arcanobacterium phocisimile genome and includes:
- the dnaB gene encoding replicative DNA helicase, coding for MSNSQYERTPPHDIEAERSVLGGMMLSKDALADVLEMLDAKDFYRPAHATIYTTILNLFGTGQPADAITVAAELQRQGLLEQVGGRAVLHDLVSAVPTAANASYYAQIVRDQAMLRRLVETGTRIAQLGYTTDGGDVTELLNLAQSEVYAMSESKSSNDYAQLRTIIPGLVEELEMNSARDGQLAGLATGFHDLDKVLLGLRPNQMIIVAARPGMGKTTLAMDFCRHIAIKDNKPVAFFSLEMNRNELAMRMLAAESEVWLSKLIGGELEQRDWERISRTLERIAEAPLFVDDSPNLTMMEIRSKARRMRQQHGIEMIVIDYLQLLTSGGRSPESRQQEVSEFSRSIKLLAKELEIPIIAIAQLNRETERRDSKKPQVSDLRESGSLEQDADVVILINRPKERDEMGALPPAQIIVGKNRSGPTSDDIELEFQGSLTRFANYASADDY
- a CDS encoding 1-acyl-sn-glycerol-3-phosphate acyltransferase → MSLKRFISRTFQKFSRWELQLDPLPPKAVVIGAPHTSNWDAIYMLVAFWHADRNLRFLVKDSVIHSPLGPLARAVGAVGVDRNSAHGVVSDIARQFRESDDFTLCLAPKGTRGKRDTWRSGFYHIAYEAGVPVVFGFIDSRTRTYGWRDSFMLTGDRKADMDRIREFYANIAGINPELTSQPRLRDESPVED
- a CDS encoding HD domain-containing protein; protein product: MISAREAYEPALAFLQQHLLSPDRMVDGEPVRDGARRYRFEHSQRVARIGRLVADGEGFDADLLALGCLLHDVGKFDAERAVDHGRAGALIADKFLTELGLPSAQRLEIVQGIAMHTDDLWNPRTDDEGTSYDVHGNPYLVFDSEPSLLARSIGDCDNIDRFGAYRVADTLKYIRFMELPTAEQRTWLAGYRGKLDWLWNQPCATATATRLWREAVDVQRSFFARLAEEIG
- a CDS encoding aldo/keto reductase, whose protein sequence is MTRLSTGYTMPSLGFGTYQVPEADTASLVQQAFAVGYRHIDTAQMYGNETGVGRALVESGIPRESIFITTKLDNPNHEADKARESFAQSLRNLRTDYVDLFLIHWPLPMYYDGDFVSTFEVLESFMSEGRARSVGVSNFEIEHIEKLLAAGCSMPAVNQIEIHPYFQNREVVAFCREMGITVESWSPLGRGDDLKDPVIVDIARKHNVTAAQVVLAWHLAENFVAIPKSSSLDRQRENFDSLRVTLDGEDLAAIRGLDRGEAGRRSPHPNDFSKM
- a CDS encoding DsbA family protein encodes the protein MSQPTNATKRKRNTIAALIALLTVAVLIITLVISGAFISQPASKPAPAQNTTASGDAQNTPKNADGSESAPATNELDPQLKQAVEAEHRNDPHDPRALGSIDAPVIIEMYSDYRCGHCRDWSLTTLPQLQGLIDDGTVRIEYNSLPILGDASILAAQASHAAALQNKFWDYHTELFANPPETTPEALTALAGKLGMDTEKFAADLVSPETVAAINDERNRGLSLGISGTPAFLIGYSFVSGALPADKFLATIESERQRS